The Raphanus sativus cultivar WK10039 unplaced genomic scaffold, ASM80110v3 Scaffold1488, whole genome shotgun sequence genome includes a window with the following:
- the LOC130504313 gene encoding uncharacterized protein LOC130504313, with protein sequence MIKEANPGTHNQYETTEKGRFLYLFISFGQSVRGFYNAMRRVIVVDGTFLKNKYKGVLLVATAVDGNSNLYPIAFGVVDSENDDSWGWFFRQLSLVVADSKDLAFISDRNASIAKAIGTVYPRSTHGICIHHLLTNVVKSFKGKGWTALVEQASKAYRYFEFQERMTEIFDMSPELGRYLQEADVRKWSRSLFPGSRYDIRTTNSAESINSLLRIPREYPVILLLDSIREFMTRWFYECHLLSSKHLDPLTVKVEKKIDRRIVKAKGFQVYKIDNFRSLVKGDIYECHVDLENRTCTCGKYDIGKIPC encoded by the coding sequence ATGATCAAAGAAGCTAATCCTGGTACACATAATCAATATGAAACTACAGAGAAGGGGAGATTCCTCTATCTATTTATCTCGTTTGGGCAATCAGTTAGAGGGTTCTACAATGCAATGCGTAGGGTGATTGTTGTCGATGGAacttttctgaaaaataaatacaaaggaGTTCTCCTTGTTGCTACTGCTGTTGATGGTAACTCTAATTTGTATCCGATTGCATTTGGGGTTGTTGATTCTGAGAATGACGATTCATGGGGGTGGTTCTTTAGACAGTTGAGCTTGGTTGTAGCTGACTCCAAGGACTTGGCTTTTATTTCTGATAGAAATGCATCGATCGCTAAAGCGATTGGGACTGTCTACCCTCGATCAACACATGGAATTTGCATTCATCACTTGCTGACCAATGTGGTTAAATCGTTTAAGGGAAAGGGTTGGACAGCGTTGGTCGAACAGGCTTCAAAGGCATATAGGTACTTTGAATTTCAGGAACGTATGACCGAAATTTTTGATATGAGTCCAGAGCTCGGGAGATATCTACAGGAGGCTGATGTGCGAAAATGGAGTCGTTCTCTCTTCCCTGGTTCCAGGTATGACATTAGGACCACAAACTCCGCAGAGTCGATAAATTCTCTTTTGAGAATACCTAGAGAATATCCGGTTATTCTGTTGCTGGATAGTATAAGGGAATTTATGACTCGATGGTTCTACGAGTGTCACCTGTTAAGCTCGAAGCATCTTGATCCTTTAACCGTCAAGGTCGAGAAAAAGATTGATAGGAGAATTGTCAAGGCAAAAGGATTTCAGGTTTACAAGATTGACAACTTCAGATCGCTTGTGAAAGGAGACATATATGAATGTCATGTTGATTTGGAGAATAGAAC